A single region of the Buteo buteo chromosome 16, bButBut1.hap1.1, whole genome shotgun sequence genome encodes:
- the LOC142040464 gene encoding aldehyde dehydrogenase family 3 member B1-like isoform X1 → MSPHAELVSRLRAAWLSGKTRPMEYRLAQLEALGRFLDEKKQDILEATAADMRKPPFEVEVSELSICRSELNHTLNNLGAWMKDKHVEKNWATQLDSAFIRKDPYGVVLIIGPWNYPINLLLVPLIGAIAAGNCVVMKPSEITRNVERLVAETLPRYLDEDCFAVVTAGVEETTRLLENKFDYIFFTGSPSVGRIVMTAAAKHLTPVTLELGGKNPCYVSDSCNVQNVARRVAWGRFFNAGQTCVAPDYVLCSVEMQEKLLPALREAITEFYSPNPRESPDFGRIVGDRQFQRVQALLHSGHTAIGGQTDAGERYIGGETGAGADEQRRLLRQRHHHAHDDPLTALRRHWAERPRPLPRSFQLRNLLAPAVRAASRGRPGDPQHPALPALRPAPPPAAPRRHRDQAPGHLPPPLSPAAAIINTPFRFRFRLRFGPAPPPHAGPIAAPPNPPSSPFPVFSPPPLPSPEASGQ, encoded by the exons ATGAGTCCCCACGCGGAGCTGGTGAGCCGCCTGCGGGCAGCCTGGCTCTCGGGGAAGACGCGGCCCATGGAGTACCGCCTGGCTCAGCTGGAGGCCCTGGGACGCTTCTTGGATGAGAAGAAGCAGGACATCCTGGAGGCCACCGCCGCAGACATGCGCAAG CCGCCCTTTGAAGTGGAGGTCTCCGAGCTCTCCATTTGCAGGAGCGAGCTCAACCACACGCTCAACAACCTGGGCGCCTGGATGAAGGACAAGCATGTGGAGAAGAACTGG GCAACGCAACTGGACTCAGCCTTCATCCGCAAGGACCCCTACGGGGTGGTGCTCATCATCGGGCCCTGGAACTACCCCATCAACCTCCTCCTGGTGCCCCTCATCGGGGCCATTGCTGCTG GTAACTGCGTTGTCATGAAACCCTCTGAAATCACCAGGAACGTGGAAAGATTAGTGGCCGAGACGCTGCCCAGGTACCTGGATGAG GACTGCTTTGCTGTGGTGACCGCTGGCGTGGAAGAGACCACCAGACTGCTGGAGAATAAGTTCGACTATATTTTTTTCACCG GCAGCCCCTCCGTGGGGAGGATCGTGATGACAGCCGCTGCCAAGCACCTGACGCCCGTGAcgctggagctggggggcaAGAACCCCTGCTACGTGTCCGACTCCTGCAATGTGCAGAATGTGGCCCGGCGGGTGGCCTGGGGCCGCTTTTTCAACGCGGGGCAGACCTGCGTGGCACCTGACTATGTGCTGTGCAGTGTGGAGATGCAGGAGAAGCTGCTGCCCGCCCTGCGCGAGGCCATCACCGAGTTTTACAGCCCCAACCCTCGGGAGTCCCCCGACTTTGGCCGCATCGTGGGGGACAGGCAGTTCCAGCGGGTGCAGGCGCTGCTGCACAGCGGGCACACGGCCATTGGAGGACAGACGGACGCAGGGGAGCGCTACATCG GTGGTGAAACGGGTGCTGGAGCGGACGAGCAGCGGCGGCTTCTGCGCCAACGACACCATCATGCACATGACGATCCCCTCACTGCCCTTCGGCGGCATTG GGCAGAGCGGCCTAGGCCGTTACCACGGTCGTTCCAGCTTCGAAACCTTCTCGCACCAGCGGTCCGCGCTGCTTCGCGGGGCCGGCCGGGAGACCCTCAACACCCCGCGTTACCCGCCCTACGCCCCGCACCGCCTCCCGCTGCTCCGCGCCGCCACCGAGACCAagcgccgggccacctgcctcctcctctgagccccgccgccgccatcaTAAACACCCCTTTCCGTTTCCGCTTCCGGCTACGTTTCGGTCCCGCCCCTCCGCCTCACGCCGGGCCAATCGCCGCGCCGCCCAATCCACCGAGCTCCCCCTTCCCCGTCTTctccccgcccccgctcccTTCCCCAGAGGCCTCCGGCCAATGA
- the LOC142040464 gene encoding aldehyde dehydrogenase family 3 member B1-like isoform X2 → MSPHAELVSRLRAAWLSGKTRPMEYRLAQLEALGRFLDEKKQDILEATAADMRKPPFEVEVSELSICRSELNHTLNNLGAWMKDKHVEKNWATQLDSAFIRKDPYGVVLIIGPWNYPINLLLVPLIGAIAAGNCVVMKPSEITRNVERLVAETLPRYLDEDCFAVVTAGVEETTRLLENKFDYIFFTGSPSVGRIVMTAAAKHLTPVTLELGGKNPCYVSDSCNVQNVARRVAWGRFFNAGQTCVAPDYVLCSVEMQEKLLPALREAITEFYSPNPRESPDFGRIVGDRQFQRVQALLHSGHTAIGGQTDAGERYIAPTVLVEVQQDDPVMQEEIFGPILPILTVASVDDAIAFINARERPLVLYVFSSRKEVVKRVLERTSSGGFCANDTIMHMTIPSLPFGGIGQSGLGRYHGRSSFETFSHQRSALLRGAGRETLNTPRYPPYAPHRLPLLRAATETKRRATCLLL, encoded by the exons ATGAGTCCCCACGCGGAGCTGGTGAGCCGCCTGCGGGCAGCCTGGCTCTCGGGGAAGACGCGGCCCATGGAGTACCGCCTGGCTCAGCTGGAGGCCCTGGGACGCTTCTTGGATGAGAAGAAGCAGGACATCCTGGAGGCCACCGCCGCAGACATGCGCAAG CCGCCCTTTGAAGTGGAGGTCTCCGAGCTCTCCATTTGCAGGAGCGAGCTCAACCACACGCTCAACAACCTGGGCGCCTGGATGAAGGACAAGCATGTGGAGAAGAACTGG GCAACGCAACTGGACTCAGCCTTCATCCGCAAGGACCCCTACGGGGTGGTGCTCATCATCGGGCCCTGGAACTACCCCATCAACCTCCTCCTGGTGCCCCTCATCGGGGCCATTGCTGCTG GTAACTGCGTTGTCATGAAACCCTCTGAAATCACCAGGAACGTGGAAAGATTAGTGGCCGAGACGCTGCCCAGGTACCTGGATGAG GACTGCTTTGCTGTGGTGACCGCTGGCGTGGAAGAGACCACCAGACTGCTGGAGAATAAGTTCGACTATATTTTTTTCACCG GCAGCCCCTCCGTGGGGAGGATCGTGATGACAGCCGCTGCCAAGCACCTGACGCCCGTGAcgctggagctggggggcaAGAACCCCTGCTACGTGTCCGACTCCTGCAATGTGCAGAATGTGGCCCGGCGGGTGGCCTGGGGCCGCTTTTTCAACGCGGGGCAGACCTGCGTGGCACCTGACTATGTGCTGTGCAGTGTGGAGATGCAGGAGAAGCTGCTGCCCGCCCTGCGCGAGGCCATCACCGAGTTTTACAGCCCCAACCCTCGGGAGTCCCCCGACTTTGGCCGCATCGTGGGGGACAGGCAGTTCCAGCGGGTGCAGGCGCTGCTGCACAGCGGGCACACGGCCATTGGAGGACAGACGGACGCAGGGGAGCGCTACATCG cccccacgGTGCTGGTGGAGGTGCAGCAGGACGACCCCGTCATGCAGGAGGAAATCTTTGGGCCCATCCTGCCCATCCTCACAGTGGCCAGTGTGGACGACGCCATCGCTTTCATCAATGCCCGAGAGCGGCCGTTGGTCCTCTACGTCTTCTCCTCCCGCAAGGAG GTGGTGAAACGGGTGCTGGAGCGGACGAGCAGCGGCGGCTTCTGCGCCAACGACACCATCATGCACATGACGATCCCCTCACTGCCCTTCGGCGGCATTG GGCAGAGCGGCCTAGGCCGTTACCACGGTCGTTCCAGCTTCGAAACCTTCTCGCACCAGCGGTCCGCGCTGCTTCGCGGGGCCGGCCGGGAGACCCTCAACACCCCGCGTTACCCGCCCTACGCCCCGCACCGCCTCCCGCTGCTCCGCGCCGCCACCGAGACCAagcgccgggccacctgcctcctcctctga
- the LOC142040464 gene encoding aldehyde dehydrogenase family 3 member B1-like isoform X3, translating to MSPHAELVSRLRAAWLSGKTRPMEYRLAQLEALGRFLDEKKQDILEATAADMRKATQLDSAFIRKDPYGVVLIIGPWNYPINLLLVPLIGAIAAGNCVVMKPSEITRNVERLVAETLPRYLDEDCFAVVTAGVEETTRLLENKFDYIFFTGSPSVGRIVMTAAAKHLTPVTLELGGKNPCYVSDSCNVQNVARRVAWGRFFNAGQTCVAPDYVLCSVEMQEKLLPALREAITEFYSPNPRESPDFGRIVGDRQFQRVQALLHSGHTAIGGQTDAGERYIAPTVLVEVQQDDPVMQEEIFGPILPILTVASVDDAIAFINARERPLVLYVFSSRKEVVKRVLERTSSGGFCANDTIMHMTIPSLPFGGIGQSGLGRYHGRSSFETFSHQRSALLRGAGRETLNTPRYPPYAPHRLPLLRAATETKRRATCLLL from the exons ATGAGTCCCCACGCGGAGCTGGTGAGCCGCCTGCGGGCAGCCTGGCTCTCGGGGAAGACGCGGCCCATGGAGTACCGCCTGGCTCAGCTGGAGGCCCTGGGACGCTTCTTGGATGAGAAGAAGCAGGACATCCTGGAGGCCACCGCCGCAGACATGCGCAAG GCAACGCAACTGGACTCAGCCTTCATCCGCAAGGACCCCTACGGGGTGGTGCTCATCATCGGGCCCTGGAACTACCCCATCAACCTCCTCCTGGTGCCCCTCATCGGGGCCATTGCTGCTG GTAACTGCGTTGTCATGAAACCCTCTGAAATCACCAGGAACGTGGAAAGATTAGTGGCCGAGACGCTGCCCAGGTACCTGGATGAG GACTGCTTTGCTGTGGTGACCGCTGGCGTGGAAGAGACCACCAGACTGCTGGAGAATAAGTTCGACTATATTTTTTTCACCG GCAGCCCCTCCGTGGGGAGGATCGTGATGACAGCCGCTGCCAAGCACCTGACGCCCGTGAcgctggagctggggggcaAGAACCCCTGCTACGTGTCCGACTCCTGCAATGTGCAGAATGTGGCCCGGCGGGTGGCCTGGGGCCGCTTTTTCAACGCGGGGCAGACCTGCGTGGCACCTGACTATGTGCTGTGCAGTGTGGAGATGCAGGAGAAGCTGCTGCCCGCCCTGCGCGAGGCCATCACCGAGTTTTACAGCCCCAACCCTCGGGAGTCCCCCGACTTTGGCCGCATCGTGGGGGACAGGCAGTTCCAGCGGGTGCAGGCGCTGCTGCACAGCGGGCACACGGCCATTGGAGGACAGACGGACGCAGGGGAGCGCTACATCG cccccacgGTGCTGGTGGAGGTGCAGCAGGACGACCCCGTCATGCAGGAGGAAATCTTTGGGCCCATCCTGCCCATCCTCACAGTGGCCAGTGTGGACGACGCCATCGCTTTCATCAATGCCCGAGAGCGGCCGTTGGTCCTCTACGTCTTCTCCTCCCGCAAGGAG GTGGTGAAACGGGTGCTGGAGCGGACGAGCAGCGGCGGCTTCTGCGCCAACGACACCATCATGCACATGACGATCCCCTCACTGCCCTTCGGCGGCATTG GGCAGAGCGGCCTAGGCCGTTACCACGGTCGTTCCAGCTTCGAAACCTTCTCGCACCAGCGGTCCGCGCTGCTTCGCGGGGCCGGCCGGGAGACCCTCAACACCCCGCGTTACCCGCCCTACGCCCCGCACCGCCTCCCGCTGCTCCGCGCCGCCACCGAGACCAagcgccgggccacctgcctcctcctctga